The region GAGAAAGAGAactgatatacatatattgaacaaTGGGAAGACGAAATTTACCTAaggaaaatgtatataaatcgtcgtcagataaaaaattattttgtatagtGTTTTacaatcatataattaatcaagCAGTTCTACTTTGTACAATattgcactttttattttgttttcaaaaatcatgttttacattttttatgttttatgttttatttgatTGAATATCGtaagcttttaaatttatttttcatgagaTATGCACTTATATAGATAGCCGTTTTAAATCGaattgaattttgtaatttatattaaaattcaatggTTGCTGATAATGCTGATATCAAAATGTAATTGTTATCATGATATAAATGTTGGTATGTACGTCTATGGTATGTAAATCTCTGTGCATatctttatcattataatgTCGATGTCATAATACGATATTAATTGTGCGATATCGCATGCGATAGACTTTATTAACGCCGAGATCTAACtgacaatttttcattaagatcAATCTTACCTGACtagaaaaatgatattataagGCCACGCTACATGCAGCTTAAAGATCGTTGTTCGAGATGAATCTGTTGCCCTCCGAGTTCTTGCCGGAGTATCGATACTTGCATTTGCCATACGCACCTCTGTGATCCTGAGGATTGCGCGGCGAGCTCGGCAAGGGCGTGTAATGGATGTTGAAGTATATGTCGTCGAACTCATTACTGGCATGCGTCGAACTGGGTGCGAAGTTGCGAATCAATTCCGGGACGAGCTTGATCGTTTTGGAGTACTTGCCGCGAGTCTTAGCATTCAATCTCTCCTGCTGAGTGACACTTCGGGAGTCCAGAAAGCGAAGACTCGGAGGTAAAGCGTGGATGGCGTATAGCCTGTAACGCTCGTAATCGTCTTCGTCGGTGGACGTCGGATTGGTCAGCTGATCGGGACAGCCGGGATTGCCCAGGAGACTCACGTACTCCACGTTGGGACAGCATTCTCGTATCCTATCGAGGACTTGGTCGATATTAGATATCTGTAAAGGGAAAAGCTTATCAATTGGTTTGTATGCGTGAAAAAATTGTGTGCAAgtgtctaataataaatagcgttaaagaaattaataaaattagagaaaaaaatatctttagcaactttctttataaattttcacaaattcctttgaaaacagttttttataagaattttattacttctttCCTGGTAGGAAGCACAtatgtcattttgacgtcttttgacgtcaaaatgacatgTGCTTCCTAcctggtttttttttcaataaaagcGAACCTTATTATTATTCAGACTCAAAGTGGTCAAAGTCGGGATATCCGGTAGTGTTTTGAGATTGTCGAGTTTGTTGTTGTCCAGAATCAATTCCTGAAGCTGCTCAAAATCTTTCACGCCAGAAATAGTGGTCAGTTCGTTGTAGGAGAGATCCAAGCCGAGACAATCGTGACCAACGACTCCTATCAGCCCACTAGGAATCTTTTCCGCTTTTTGTCCGGTGTACCAGGCCTGAATTGTcgacattataaataagatgaaagtattaaaaatatagaagtaataatgaaagaatataaagcaaataaagaatatggaaaaattacaattacttaaaaaaaatcagtttttacAGAATAAATGTCCGACGACttgtttcaatattattttccataaCGTACTCATCAAATTTCAGTCTcttacaaatttaattgtagaaaattacaaaatttctttttttttatttaatgttaaataaatttgagtttataaaaaaatcttgtttctggattaaaatttaacttttacaaagatgtttaatattaatgattaaaatgtTACGTCATTAATAGTCtctaattaaagatatatttttaaaaagtcaaCTTTAGAAAatcaagatatatttataaacaaaaaaatatagaatttttgatatgctgtttatttttaatacgcaAATGGCTCACGTATATgagctatataaaaaaaaagaagtcaCTCACTCTATCAACTCTTTCAGTAAACATaagatttattctttttaactgCACTTTCTACATTTTcctatttcttcttttttcttctcaatTCGACCGCATGCTACTTCCACTTTGTAACAACGAAAAAAGTGCAAAAGAGTGCAGCCGAAAAACGCAGACCGTTGGCATTACCAAACAACATGCATCGTGACCGATTAAACGTTATTGCGTGCAATGAAAATTGCAAAGTGATTACGATTACCCGTCTGCTATCGAGCGTCAACGCACTCCTGTTGAAGTCTTGCTGATCGTAGCCCGCCATGTTGAATATGTGCCACGCACAGAGAGAGAATTATCGCGCAGTTAATGACACAGATaacgcgtatatatatgtgcgtgcgtctatatacattattacCATAATACTCAAGATCGATATCCTGTATTTGTGATCTCATATGCAATACGGCTCGTTGGTCTAGGGGTATGATTCTCGCTTAGGGTGCGAGAGGTCCCGGGTTCaaatcccggacgagcccgttattttttattttttattcttttatttatttgattttagaATTACAGTACAGCTGtagatatgtaattaaaaatatatttggtttaaaaatatatctcacATTTCTTATAGAATAGAATAGCACTATAATAGTACTATTAGAATAGTCGAACCTTGTGTTCATCCTAGTGGATTACTGGAAGTGCATACAATTcgctattatttttcgttaagttttatatagataattgaTATTTGCTTTTACGTCTCATATTCCTTAGACTTCAAGatttaaacttatttatatattatcattattttatatattatatttatataaattctattatttatatatctatacttctttaacatttttcatgcACTAGCATTAATCACATATGTAGCACATATCACAATAGCATAAATCGATAAATTGCACACACACAGCTGAATATAAAACCcgatacttaattttatattgcagtAAAATGTTAGGTTACTAATTagtaacttaattattttactacattatattcaaagttttcttattcttttttaacttGTGTATCGTGTGAGATGTGCTACTTATTTTGAAAACTGGAGCTTTGCTGGAAGAAGAACCCGCTTCACAGTCTTCAACTTTTACATGCATTTGCTCATCATTATTCAGTTTATCTAGTCTTAGCTCCTTTACAGACTCATCCCTTGACAAGTCAGGTAGAACATTCCCATCAATTTTTGGACCATTAATGCCactaaaaaatgcaataaatgattaaatataaatgccaTAAATGCCATAttgatataatcttttatGGTACGCCGCATTGTACCTTGCGTCATTCAATGATATTTTAGATTCTAATTTCGCGTGTGACTTTAGCAAGTTCATctcattataaaaatgaagcACAGATTGAAAAGTTTCTACAATATCAGTTGCAGCCGACCCAGCAGCATCAATGTGAAACAATTCTTCGCTGAATGGCTTCGTAGCGATATATTCTACAAGAtacaaataatgatttttaactgtcaattttaaagattaataacGTATCCGCCTATTATGCAAGAAACGCACTCCTAATCAACTCCGCGCCTTCCGCTTTGTATTCTGCGATTTCTTCATCCTTCTGTTTCACCAGATCCAGCAGAATCTTGTGCCGGCGAAACAGTTCTATTGACAACAAGCAGTGAGGCATAGTCACGTTTTCCCAAAACTGCTGCGGCGTTCCTTTGAGAAGATCCAACGAAAATCTCAATTTTACGAAATCCTTGTCTCTCCGTAGTTCTATTCGATAAGCAGTAACTTGTAGAACGCTTGTGTGCATGTGTTGAGGGATATCATTTAACATATCTAGTACCAGTTGCTTCCAGTCAAAAGCCTCGAGAGTTAAAAGAGGATTTATGGTCTACAAATTAACATTTCATTATATACAAGAGTGTATGATACAAAATGATTTTCCTactgagaaataaaataaaatttcaatttatacttttcttttatataattcacatttgttgaagtataaaaaaattgtaatatcatacatgtaatatgtgtatataatatatatgtatatgaggTACTTGAAACAAATTGAATACCTGACATTTGCGAAATATAGTTTCGTCTGTCAAGGTCTCCGTccaaatttctattaaatctGTCAAAATTACTTTCCACGACTCGGTTTCCTTTGTTTTCCTTTGAAAACAGATCATGTAatctttttcgtttattttaagatttttccAAACTCTGCCCTGCCCACGATTCAAAATCATATTTATGTCGCGATTCCCGATCgtaatgataaaagaaaacaaataaatttaatagtgATTTGATACTAAAAAATGTTATCACGCAATATGGGTTACAACATAACCTATCTTAGGCCTTGTCTTGTTCAATTAacacatttatataacaaaattgtctttaaagtttattttattgtataatatatataaatctgtacatattatcttttagatgtaatattttaaaagtatatatttgttttcattGGTGTTAGCAGAGAGAAACCTCTCTCTGGTGTTTAGACAGAAGACAGAATTGGTCgtgttcagcagaccaagccgctcagtaccagtcgaacgtgattggctcttacttttagaaccaaccaatcaacgcgtagtgttgataagacgaactcaacagttgtatctgctgaacgcggccattgaTAGTCATAAAACGATAGCGACTAGACTAGCAACGATAGCCGCGATAGCGTAGTGCCACAGTATATATaggctgcgttcagccgaaCCTCTGCTTAGTGAAGCGAAAGGTAGCAACACTAGCAACTGAATgaaaaggccattgcacgtaacaaagttttagttataatcgtaaggccgtaagaaaatagaccaatcacagtcgattattctccttgagctcgaagaataatcgaatgtgattggtctattttcttacagccttacgattatgactaaaactttgttacgtgcaatggccttaattGGTTGGCATCCAaaggtaagaaccaatcacatTCAGTTGCTACCTTTCGCTTCGCTAAGCAGAGGTTCGGCTAAACGCAGCcataagcggggagcacagtgctcagcacacacttctgcataacgcagaatgtgtaagcataagaaaattgattggtccatacacatgtgcataaggaaatagaccaatcagttttcttatgcttacgtattatgcgttatgcagaagtgtgtgctccccgctttagtAGACAAGTGAAGCATTCACGACGCTGTGCACTCGTTCAGTTTTTGAGCCAATCAGCGGCATCAGCGCGCGACCCGTTTTGCAAGAAAAGCAATATGGCTGTTCCCGTCAGCGCGTCAATTCAAAATTCttacaacaaataaatataactccGAAATTATATTGTCGATCTCTTAaatccttaaaaaattatgatgtagaaatattttagatgcTTTCTCGGAATCgcaattcttgaaattttagaTAGTGGATCCTCTTCGTCGATTATTTCTCTTGATATTTTATCCATTTACaagacttttaatttttatgatttaaaatcCCGAATTCTGcgattcttatattttaaatagcgCATAATCTTTCCACAGCAATTTTTGTTCTCCTGATACTTTGTCTATGTTAAAGATTGTTAATTGTAgcaataatttgtaaaaattgaaaccaCAACTTGCAATAGTTAATTTATCTCgtttacaataattatgcttaactttaattataatgttactcttgatgtaaataaaattagaaaaataaaattgaagtatTTTACAGAAGCAATGAAGTCTTATTCTACccttctcttctttcctttccttctaaaaaatcttttagatCCCATATTGAAAATTCTTGATGTTGATaaatcaaaaattgaaaattcttgATGTTGataaatcagaaattaaaaattcttgatCCTGATAAatcaggaattaaaaattcttgatGTCGATAAATTCTCTAGACCCaattgagaattgggaattgagaattgagaattgagaattgagaattgggaattgagaatagagaattaagaattgagaattgagaattgagaattgagaattgagaattgagaattggaaattgagaattaaaaattgagaattgagaattgagaattgagaattgagaattgagaattgagaattgagaattgagaattgagaattgagaattgggtCTAGAGGGTCTAGTTCACGGAGCctattacatattttgaaacgaggtgaaaaGTGAGAGGATTCACTAGAGTATCTACGATTTCATTggttaaaatctaattttgttCACTTTTCGCCTCgcattttcacctcgtttACAAGTGTTCATTCCAGTATAGTTGTAGATACAGACCCTCAAATTAAAGTCTGGCCATAAGACAGTCAGTTTTGATTGCTCCGCCAGTTTTGTCAAAAacgagaaaaacaaaaagagaaagagatgtgCATTTTTACGATTTGAGAAAGACCTATTCAATAAGTTTTAAAtctagtttttatataataaaatattaaaaacgcattctcataaaaatatattatttatatttattattttatattttgctaaaAACACAATATTCTAACTGATACAAATcagtgattaataataaaaatatataaaaacaacaaaaataccgtaaaaaaataataattcaacaaagaatataattataatttatcagatTCTCCCATCGAATCCGGCTTTCTCCGATTGCGTGTCCAAATCCGATTGACTATGCTCGCGCGGATCGCCGGAAATATTAGCGGTGAACGCAACTTTTGGATCTGCAATTTTTCCGTCTGGATATTTCCTGCCAATTGGTGAACACCAGAGGATTGCATTTGCTCGTATAAAAGCATTCGTGAGATTTATCGGCTGTGCGATTTTCGTACAATTTATCAGACGGCGAGAAATTTTCGGTTTTACGTAAACATGCTTTCGCATTTCTAAatactttctctcttttcgttATCAGATAATTACGAAG is a window of Temnothorax longispinosus isolate EJ_2023e chromosome 1, Tlon_JGU_v1, whole genome shotgun sequence DNA encoding:
- the LOC139824209 gene encoding uncharacterized protein; the protein is MILNRGQGRVWKNLKINEKDYMICFQRKTKETESWKVILTDLIEIWTETLTDETIFRKCQTINPLLTLEAFDWKQLVLDMLNDIPQHMHTSVLQVTAYRIELRRDKDFVKLRFSLDLLKGTPQQFWENVTMPHCLLSIELFRRHKILLDLVKQKDEEIAEYKAEGAELIRKYIATKPFSEELFHIDAAGSAATDIVETFQSVLHFYNEMNLLKSHAKLESKISLNDASGINGPKIDGNVLPDLSRDESVKELRLDKLNNDEQMHVKVEDCEAGSSSSKAPVFKISSTSHTIHKLKKNKKTLNIM
- the LOC139824218 gene encoding leucine-rich melanocyte differentiation-associated protein isoform X2; the encoded protein is MFTERVDRAWYTGQKAEKIPSGLIGVVGHDCLGLDLSYNELTTISGVKDFEQLQELILDNNKLDNLKTLPDIPTLTTLSLNNNKISNIDQVLDRIRECCPNVEYVSLLGNPGCPDQLTNPTSTDEDDYERYRLYAIHALPPSLRFLDSRSVTQQERLNAKTRGKYSKTIKLVPELIRNFAPSSTHASNEFDDIYFNIHYTPLPSSPRNPQDHRGAYGKCKYRYSGKNSEGNRFISNNDL
- the LOC139824218 gene encoding leucine-rich melanocyte differentiation-associated protein isoform X1; translation: MAGYDQQDFNRSALTLDSRRAWYTGQKAEKIPSGLIGVVGHDCLGLDLSYNELTTISGVKDFEQLQELILDNNKLDNLKTLPDIPTLTTLSLNNNKISNIDQVLDRIRECCPNVEYVSLLGNPGCPDQLTNPTSTDEDDYERYRLYAIHALPPSLRFLDSRSVTQQERLNAKTRGKYSKTIKLVPELIRNFAPSSTHASNEFDDIYFNIHYTPLPSSPRNPQDHRGAYGKCKYRYSGKNSEGNRFISNNDL